From a region of the Tenggerimyces flavus genome:
- a CDS encoding sensor histidine kinase, protein MGARSTFIHEALLYGDVSEFLAGTVEFVRAGMRAGEAVLVALPEPRLGLLREQVGDEGDVRYLDMGQIGGNPGRIIPTVLHPFLAEQETRGARVLGEPIWPGRPASEYSAAVQHEALINLAFAGHHVTIRCPYDTTQLAKLVKNDAERTHPVMFHGKSGRPSTAYDDPARVAVTATANLPPAPANLVERDFGVGELGAVRRFVREQAKNAGLPQTRIDDLLIAVNEIAGNTLAYAGGFGILRTWQADGSLVCEIRDHGTMTDLLAGRQIPGADALGGRGLLMANQLSDLVQLHPGPAGTTVRLHFHLPTKRS, encoded by the coding sequence GTGGGGGCACGATCGACCTTCATTCACGAGGCTTTGCTGTACGGAGACGTGAGCGAGTTTCTGGCCGGCACGGTGGAGTTCGTTCGCGCTGGTATGAGGGCTGGCGAAGCCGTTCTCGTGGCCCTTCCCGAGCCGAGACTGGGGCTGCTTCGCGAGCAGGTCGGCGACGAGGGCGACGTCCGCTACCTGGACATGGGACAGATCGGCGGCAACCCCGGCCGGATCATTCCGACCGTCCTGCATCCATTCCTCGCCGAGCAGGAGACGCGCGGCGCCCGCGTCCTCGGCGAGCCGATCTGGCCGGGCCGACCCGCGTCGGAGTACTCCGCCGCCGTCCAGCACGAGGCGCTGATCAACCTCGCGTTCGCCGGCCACCACGTCACCATCCGGTGCCCGTACGACACCACCCAACTCGCCAAATTGGTCAAGAACGACGCCGAACGCACCCATCCCGTCATGTTCCACGGCAAATCCGGCCGGCCAAGCACCGCTTACGACGACCCGGCCCGCGTCGCCGTCACGGCCACCGCGAACCTCCCGCCCGCGCCGGCGAACCTGGTCGAGCGCGACTTCGGCGTCGGTGAGCTCGGCGCTGTCCGAAGGTTCGTCCGCGAGCAGGCGAAGAACGCGGGCCTGCCGCAGACGAGGATCGACGACCTGCTGATCGCGGTGAACGAGATCGCGGGCAACACGCTCGCGTACGCCGGTGGCTTCGGCATCCTGCGGACCTGGCAGGCCGACGGCAGCCTGGTCTGCGAGATCCGCGACCACGGCACGATGACCGACCTGCTCGCCGGCCGGCAGATCCCCGGCGCGGACGCCCTCGGAGGGCGCGGGTTGCTGATGGCGAACCAGCTGAGCGACCTCGTTCAGCTGCATCCCGGTCCCGCCGGGACGACGGTCCGGCTGCACTTCCACCTGCCGACCAAAAGATCTTGA
- a CDS encoding VOC family protein, giving the protein MSTQINDLRTIAIPVRDQDKALEFYRNTLGFEVRLDGAFGDGRWLEVAAPGALTSIALLADPARAGVDTGIRLTTSSADSDHAHLLAAGVDVDAEVLRMGDFVPPMFTFRDVDGNTLVIVEVTDH; this is encoded by the coding sequence ATGAGCACGCAGATCAACGACCTTCGCACCATCGCGATCCCCGTCCGCGACCAGGACAAGGCACTCGAGTTCTACCGGAACACGCTCGGCTTCGAGGTCCGACTGGACGGCGCGTTCGGCGACGGCCGCTGGCTCGAGGTCGCCGCACCGGGCGCGTTGACCTCGATCGCCCTCCTCGCCGACCCCGCCCGCGCGGGCGTCGACACCGGCATCCGCCTCACCACCTCGAGCGCCGACAGCGACCACGCCCACCTGCTCGCGGCCGGCGTCGATGTCGATGCCGAGGTCCTGCGGATGGGCGACTTCGTCCCGCCGATGTTCACCTTCCGCGACGTCGACGGCAACACGCTCGTGATCGTCGAGGTGACCGACCACTGA